Within Haloterrigena turkmenica DSM 5511, the genomic segment ACACTGCAAGACTTCGTCTTCGACGGTCAAATTGTTGAGCCCAATGCAACGATATACCGAGTAATTGGAAGTAGACGTAAGATTCGCTTAGCAGGGATCTGGAATACTGTCGGCACTGACAGTCTTCACCGGCACTGAGATATTACATTTCTCGTCACTGATCGCGATCGTTACACTGTTAATCAGCGACGGACAATCACATCCTCATTCAGTTGACACTCCCACTGCGATTGAACGAAGGGGCTCAACGTCGGCTTCTAGCCGGCGTCTTCGGTCGTGTTTAGTTTATAGCATTGTGCCAGACAGCGAAGGCTTCGAGCCATGATTCTGCTGTTAACGGTTTTGCGTGGCTGAAGCAGTTTGAGAATGAAGAGGTACGTCGTTTTATCTCACGAAAGACACATTCAGCAGTGTTCCGATTTCCATGTTTTTCGTATCGAAATCGGAGCCCAGATCGACGAAGTGCAGTCTGGAGATGTTTTGCTCCATCGACGGAAAACCAGTATCTTTGACATCGTGTTTCTCGGTTCGAATCACAGTTTCGTCGGCGCAACGTGATTCGAATCCGCGTCAGTTGTGGGCTGTAGACCAGCTTTCTGTACCTAATCGTGAACGGCCTTACGCGATCGCTCGACACCGAACTTCTCGAGTTCTCGAATGGTATGCCAGTGCTCGGTCCGGTATCGGCACCCGGCGTAGCACTGCCCAAGACGAGTTGTCGGTAGACAGTAGCAGCGAATGCTCGTTCTTTTGACACGGGGGTAGAGTTAAGCCGGCCGGTATTGAATCATTCACACACGGGTGATCCGATAGATGGCTATGGTCGACGACCCACGTCCTCCACTCCCCAACTGGGTGACGGACGCCTACACCGTCCTCGAGACCGATATCACGGAGAACGCGGCCGATAGCGGCCAAAGCGGGGTGCCAGCGATCAGCCGTGACCAGGCCGCCGACGTACTCTGTGCGGACGACGACCTGGCGCTCGAGCCCGATGATGCCGACTATGCCCTGAGACGGCTCCTCAATCGCGGCTATTTCTACGCGGTTGACAACGAACTCCGGCTCACCTCTCCACCCGGCGAAGACTGACCGCGCTGCGGATTCAGGGCAGAATACACCTTGTTGCGAGCGCCTTGCTCCCGACAGTACGGCTTCTGGTTGTATCGCGGTCACTTCACGACTCCCCCTTCGAAAATTCTGCTCCTCACTCCCTGGATTACCATCTCAGTCTGTACCAGTATCACCTTGATCGTCGCTTCCAAACCGTTTCTTCACGAGCGGCCAGCTGGAATACACCAGCAAGAATGGGATGAGGACTACAGACCATCAGTTCATAAAACTGTGGCAACACCTCTTCAAAGTCAACCAGTTTCCGCCAATACCAGAACGCCACAATAAACTCGAGTCTCCCAGAAACCACTGCTAATAGTCCCAACACCAGCCTCTCCAGGTCTTGGATCGAGACCGGATGGCTCCTTCTGATGGAGGGTGGATGGAAGGTAGACCAAGAACGGCTGATGACTGGTTACGGCGTCAGTGGGCCTGAAATCACAGTATCCGATGATGAGCAAAACCGTGTTGATCGGAAACCGGTGGAACTTCCGTTGGCGCCGTACGAAGATTGTGCGTACGTAGATAATCAGATCTCGAGTAGATACACCGGTTTGCAGGCTAATATAGGCTGACTTGGTCTTGTTGAATTTTCTGCTGTCCGAATGGAGGGGAGATTCATCGACTGATCTTGAAGACGTTTCTCTAGTCCTCGCTAGGTTCTTGAGGAAAATTGCATTAGGTGAGCATGAGATATACACTCATAATTGACGGGTGGTTAGTATTAACACGGGTGTCGGTGTTGCTGAAACCGAATGAGGGATCCTTCAGACGGATCATCACCAGAAATGGATAGTCTTACGCTTGATATCGTTGTAGCGGTTGCAGCCGCTCAGGATGAGGAGATTGAAGACCTTCCGCCGTTAGCACACCGTTTTGATCCGGTTGCCTTGGAACGTTTTGTTGAGAGTTCGACCATACCAACGTCCATTGTAGTTGAAGTGTACGGATGTGTCGTCGAAATTGATTCCAACGGTAACGTTGCAGCAACAGATGCCACCACCTGAGCCATCTATCCGGATCCTTCGTTGAATGACGAAGCCAGTAGGATCGATTGAGACGAGATCGAGCGGCTCAGCGAGATTCTTGAGTGCCTCTACTTCGTTTCGCCCTGACTGGCAACCCTGCTGGACTTGTCTCTTGTGACGTACCATCGCCCCTCCTTGGAGTCGATGGGCATGGTGATTCTCGGCCTCGGATATCCCTTGTACAGCGCGGTTCGCCAGTCCAGCGGGCAACGGACGGACCCCGCACTCGAGGAACTGAGAGCCGCCTCTGCCCCGGAGACCTCACGGACGAGGAGTTCGAGGAGCGCCGCGAACGCTTGTAACGGGAGCGGTAGTACGCTGGTGGACACGTTCTGGGTCGGGCGCCGCCACTTCTGGCCGGTAGTGCCCCCGTTAGCGGTCGGATTCCGCTGGTCGGTACGAGCCTTTGCTGAACGTCACTGTTGTGTCGAGAAACCCTTCCCGAGCGGCCATCGCGGCGTATGATCCGTCGGTTCATCTGTATACCCCAATCGGAACAGATGCTGCGGAACACCATCGCCGATCGCTGCCAGATTCCCGCGCTCGTCCTGTTTTTCGGGAAGTTGCAGAATCTGACTCATCGGGTGTGGCAACGGAGTTAGCGCTGGCACACCTGTACCGTGGCGAGATCCACCGGATGAAGTTCTGGCATGAACGGCTCGACCGCACATCAAACTGGGCGGTACTCGTTATGAGTGGTGTACTTACATGGGGCTTTTCCGGCACTGATCGCCCGCATTACATCCTCTTGTTAGGAGTAGTAGCATTGGCTGTTGACTCGAGTAGTCGCGTCATCGTCGTTGCAGTCTCCGGGCGGCCGGCGTCGGTGACAGTGATCGGGACGGCGATCTCTGGTGCGTCTTCGAGAACGTCACCTGGCGATGAGAGCTGCGTCTCGAGCAGGTCCCGGATCCGATGGATGTCTGGGCTCCGGAGCACGACCGATCCGATCAACTCGCCATGTGGATCCGCAGCGTCGACCGTCGGTGAGAGCGACGGCTTACCGGCGTCGGTCTCGAGGAGATAACGGTAGGGAGCGAACACACCGTATTTCGATTGGATGAGTACCGATCGTGTGATTGACTCGGCAAGTCCCTCGAGGTCGGCACTCTCGCGGCCACTAGGGACGCGAACGTCACGAACGACATCGATCCAGTAGCGTCGAGTAGATGGATGAGAGAGCCCGCGAGACCGTGACTCGAGCGCATGATCTCGGCGCCGAGTGCAGATATGTCGTCGCCGGTGGCTCGAGAGGGCAGAGTCGTCAGCTCCTCGAGCGTCTCGCCTCACTTAGCGAGCGTTGTGCGGAGGATCTCGGGGTTGTTGAGAGCGGCCTCGGAGAGTCCACCAATGTTTCGAGCGCCACGAAGGATTGCAGGCGATTCATCGAGTGTGTCGACTATCTCTCTGAACTCACAGCCCGGATGTGGCATGAAATTCGGCTTGAGTTGCGAATGGGTGATCAGTCAGTACAGGTGATGGAGATATCGGTAGCAGTGATGATTATTCAAGAGCTTGTTCCAAAGAAAACTCTTGAACAATTCTGATAAGATCGTCCGGTTCAAGTGGTTTCAAGACATAGCCATCTGCTCCGAGATCATCCGATTGTAGATCATGTAGCTCTGGTCCTGTCCCCGTCAGAACAATTACTGGGATTTGTTTTAGACGTTCGTCATTATTTAGCTTTGTTAGTATCTCTTCCCCGCTCTTCCGAGGAAAGTGCCAATCAAGAAAGATAATGTCCGGGTGAGGTGCATCAACATAGCTGTCACGTTGATAGAGGAAGTCTAATGCCTCGTCACCATCAGTAGCAACAGAATAGGTGCCATAAAATCCGGCTTCCTTAAACATCTCCTTTGTGAGACGCACATCCCCTGGACTATTCTCAATTAAAAGAATTTCGCCCACATACTTAGGTTCGGCCACTATTCTGTCACAGACTCAGCGACTAATAAATATTCGTATTTCTAGTGTTATTGGCATCACTCTTCAGAATAAGATTACTGAACAAATTTGCAAACTTACCGTCCCCAGCCGAGCCACTTATCTTCACACACCATCTGGTTCAATCATGAACAACCGCCCTCAACCTCCAGATGAGGCGCAAATATTACTGGTCGAAGACAATCCCGGGGATGTGCGTCTCCTTGAAGAAGCCTTCCATGACGGTCAGATCAACAACCAACTCCATACTGTCACTGATGGCCAAGCAGCACTAGACTTCATTCACCGCAGAGACGAATACGAGGATGCGCCTCGTCCAGATGCCATCTTATTAGACCTCAACTTACCACGTGTGGATGGAGAAGATGTTCTTCACGAAATCAAACACCACCCAGAGCTGAAAGATGTTCCCCTCATTATTCTGTCTGGTATGGACGGAGATATCGTTGAATCACGCGACCTTGACCATGATGCAGACGAGGATGCAGTCATCGAAAAACCGGTCGACCCCGACGAGTTTCTTGGCGTGATACGGGAGTTCGACGGCTTCAAACTGTCCGTCGTTCGTACTGGTCAGTAAGTCGTTGCCCTGTACTTACCGTTTGTCGGGTAGTCACAGAAAGGGTATAGGAACGTTTCTCTGACACCCTGTGTTCCAGCGTATCACCGAAATGAACTCGAGTTCACTCATGAACTCCACAGCAATAGGGACTATCAATTGTGAACTCCAGTTAGTGGGACCCTCCACGAGCGACACGGCGCCGGGTCGGTCAACATGAGATAGGTGGACTGTCAATCCTGGCGGCCAGCACGTCCTGAACTTCGGCGGCTTCCAGCCAAGTGGACTGTCTGTCCTGGCGACTAGATATCACTGAACTCGAGCAACAACAAGGGACCATCGTGCGTGTTCCAGAGGGTGTCAGTGACCGATCCGCATGACGTTATCTTCACCCAGTCTGGAGCGAACTATATGTTCACTACACTTTCTGCTCTCCAGTCACAAGAGTGGGTACGGTCGGGAAATGGTTGTCAGAGGCACCTCCCACCGCATTATTCTTGATTTTACGAGCGGGTATAGAACTTTGGGTGTTTTTCACAGAATTTCCCAATTACTATCGGAAAGAAAAAACGTGGTCTTGTCTTCCTGTATTTACCGTTTGCCGGGTAGTTACAGAGAGGGTATAGGAACTTTTCTATGACAGCCTGTGTTCCGGCATATCACGGAACTCGAGCAACAACAAGTAACTGTCCATCTTACGTGTTCCAGAGGGTGTCAGTGACCGATCCGCATGACGTTCCTAATTGATTCCTCAAACTTCGTACTATCTGGTGGAGTATCGAGTTCTTCTAGTGAATCAGGTTTCGGACTATCTTCTAACAAGGCGAATAACAGTTGCCGACGATGGACATTCGATACTACTTCGTATAGTTCATCATGGACTTAACTCATGAAAATGACCAGTGGATATCCACACATAAAGTATTCCTCCCAGATTCATCCGAAAGAAACGTTTTGATTATCTGGGTGAATCAGCTTCTATTCAGTGTACATCTCTGTGTAACAACTATTTCAGGAACATCACGTCTGAAGAATGAAGTTTCAGTAGGGGCCAAATCTGGTGTCTTCAGTGAGAATCTCCTCTGCGTCGGTGGGACGATGCGCTACCAGAACTCGGCTAACAGTGAGCTAAGCGATCATTCGGTGGAGCGGTCTCACTGTCCCTTCCCGGGAACTTCGAGGGCAGCGGTGAGTCGCTGGAAGAATCCTTGCCGGTGGGTGTCGGCGCTCTCGACGGTCTCGTAGCTGGTCTCGATTGCACCGTTCTCTCGGTAAGCGAGCAGCGTTAGTTCGGAGCCGTCAGCACGTGCCGCGACGCCCTCCTCGACGGCTCCCGAGGTCGTAACGACGACTGGATGCGCATCGATCGAGTTCGCGAAGGCGCAGAACGCGTCGATGCGTTCTTCATCGGGCGTCTCGTGGATGCTCACGATCCGCCGCTCGTCCAGTAGATCGTCCTCGGCGAGGACGTGGACCGATCGAGACGCTCCGTCGTCAGTGACGGTCGCATCGATTTCCGTCTCGAAACGGCGGTCCGCTAACACCTCGGCGATTGTCTGCCGGGCGTCTTTTTGGCGATCGAGCCACTGCTCACCGTCAGCTGTGAGACGGTATCGATACAGTACTCGCTCGATCGCGTCCACCGGCGGGAACAGCGAGAAACACTCGCGACACCAGAGGCGTTCGTCGGGGATATCGAAGATCTCCGAACACTCCTCGCAAACATAACGGTCCGTCTCGTCTACGTCGGAGGATTCGAGATCCATCTCGCAGTCCGGACAGCGGTACCCATCCGCGGCGTCGAACTCCGTTTCGGGACCGGCGTATCCGCAGACGTGTTCGAGGACGGTTGTCTCGATGGCGTGTGCGCTCCCACATGCCGAACAGACGGTGGTGTACTGCAGGCCTTCGGTAGTACACTCTGGACAGACGTACACCTTCGAGACGAACTCGTTCGCCAACACGCCTCGGGTAGCGAAGTGCTCGAGGACGTCAGCCGGGTCATCGTCGACATCGTCGAGGAGTTGCGTTACGTTCGGGTAGCTGACGGTTCCCTCGGCAGAAATTTCGGGCTTGTACTCCCCATTTGGTATCAACTCGTCGATAATTCGAAGCTCCCCTGGTGAAACCATAGCTCTCTACATACTGCAATTCCAATCGCTGTATATCTTCCCCTAATTGACTACTGTTATTATAGATGTTTGTTTGATATTTTGTCTCTCTTCTTCTCATAGCCGGAAGCCACCGCTTCAGCAGCATCGTAGATTTGAGTGATTGGGCTGTTATCGACGATTGCACTGAGCTCGTCCTTGAGGACCGGCTTCGCGGACAGGGCACACTCTTCTCGAAGGTTCGTTACCTGCATTGTGGACTCGAGTGCGTCTGTTTGAAAATCCGAATCCGCGATGACGAGGTGATCGCCGGTCGAGCGGGCAGTCGCTTCGATCAGCAAATCGCGAACGGCTATCCGGTCGCCATCGGTAAAGTGTTCGTCTTGCAGCCGAGTTGCCTCGAGCGCAACGACCTGACTTGGGAACAGCACCGGGAGATCGCTGAGATACTCACCACTCGAGCGGTCAGTTCGATATCAAACCGTCAGTCTCGGTGGCGACGAAAAGAGGTATGACTCGCTGAATGAGCTGTGCGACTCCGATCGGGACCGACTCGAGGACGACGCCGGCGTCGGGGAGCAGATGACCGATGCGGTCCTCGAGCACAGAAGATGACCATCACCTGAGAGTAAGACCTTCTCGTTTAGGAGATAGCATCCCGTACGCCTTTTACCTCCTCGGCGCTTACTAGTAACTAACACAACACGTTTGGAAAAATGGACTCAGATCAAAACCAACCGAACGAAGTTGAAATATCACTTGAAGAGAATGGGGAGTTGGAGCTTACAGCAATTGATATCGACTCGGAAGGTCTTCCCCTCAATTTCTCGGTCGAGGGCGTGATCCGAGATATTGATTCCAATGTCTTAGACGACATAAAAGAAAAAGAACTAAAACCAATCGCTGTTCGTCTTCGACTTCTTAGCGGCGACGAGTAATAGCATTCCAAACAACAGGTCTATTTGTAGAAGCGCGTGG encodes:
- a CDS encoding response regulator, with product MNNRPQPPDEAQILLVEDNPGDVRLLEEAFHDGQINNQLHTVTDGQAALDFIHRRDEYEDAPRPDAILLDLNLPRVDGEDVLHEIKHHPELKDVPLIILSGMDGDIVESRDLDHDADEDAVIEKPVDPDEFLGVIREFDGFKLSVVRTGQ
- a CDS encoding HalOD1 output domain-containing protein, translated to MRDPSDGSSPEMDSLTLDIVVAVAAAQDEEIEDLPPLAHRFDPVALERFVESSTIPTSIVVEVYGCVVEIDSNGNVAATDATT
- a CDS encoding response regulator, whose protein sequence is MAEPKYVGEILLIENSPGDVRLTKEMFKEAGFYGTYSVATDGDEALDFLYQRDSYVDAPHPDIIFLDWHFPRKSGEEILTKLNNDERLKQIPVIVLTGTGPELHDLQSDDLGADGYVLKPLEPDDLIRIVQEFSLEQALE
- a CDS encoding TackOD1 domain-containing metal-binding protein; protein product: MVSPGELRIIDELIPNGEYKPEISAEGTVSYPNVTQLLDDVDDDPADVLEHFATRGVLANEFVSKVYVCPECTTEGLQYTTVCSACGSAHAIETTVLEHVCGYAGPETEFDAADGYRCPDCEMDLESSDVDETDRYVCEECSEIFDIPDERLWCRECFSLFPPVDAIERVLYRYRLTADGEQWLDRQKDARQTIAEVLADRRFETEIDATVTDDGASRSVHVLAEDDLLDERRIVSIHETPDEERIDAFCAFANSIDAHPVVVTTSGAVEEGVAARADGSELTLLAYRENGAIETSYETVESADTHRQGFFQRLTAALEVPGKGQ